The following proteins are encoded in a genomic region of Comamonas resistens:
- the ccoG gene encoding cytochrome c oxidase accessory protein CcoG, with the protein MTGEPGKPRKIIPITPEPKDGSPDYVPLFASEQKVYSRSIRGVFARWRWIMVFLTQLFFYGMPWLQWGERQMLLFDLEARRFYLFGLVLYPQDFIYLTGLLIISALALFLFTAVAGRLWCGFSCPQTVYTEIFVWIESKVEGDRSARMRIDKGGWTFEKIWKKSLKQFLWIALSLWTGFTFVGYFVPIRELGVELLALSGNWQIFWVLFYGFATYGNAGYMREQVCKYMCPYARFQSAMFDKDTMIVSYDAERGEGRGPRKKGSDYKAEGLGDCIDCKLCVQVCPVGIDIRNGLQYECIGCGLCIDACNSVMDKMEYPRGLIRLTTQNAVSKAWKHAQMIRRIFRPRVLIYTSVLVALSAAMIASLAMREPVKVDVIRDRAALSRIVAGGKLENVYRLQIMNATETEQNYRISAVGLDHLEVASEQEVTVGPAETRGIAVRLQIPYGSADPGSHTIHFNLDAVQAQGGRVSEKAVFLVPR; encoded by the coding sequence ATGACCGGCGAGCCAGGCAAACCGCGCAAGATCATCCCGATCACACCCGAGCCCAAGGACGGCAGTCCTGACTACGTGCCTTTGTTTGCTTCCGAGCAAAAGGTCTACTCTCGGTCCATCCGTGGCGTGTTCGCGCGCTGGCGATGGATCATGGTGTTTCTCACGCAGCTGTTCTTCTACGGTATGCCCTGGCTGCAGTGGGGCGAGCGCCAGATGCTGCTCTTCGATCTTGAAGCGCGTCGCTTTTACCTGTTCGGGCTGGTGCTTTACCCGCAGGATTTCATTTATCTGACCGGTCTTCTCATCATCAGCGCGTTGGCGCTTTTCCTGTTTACGGCGGTCGCAGGGCGTTTGTGGTGCGGTTTCTCCTGTCCGCAGACCGTTTATACCGAGATTTTTGTCTGGATCGAGAGCAAGGTCGAAGGCGATCGCAGTGCCCGTATGCGCATCGACAAGGGCGGCTGGACTTTCGAGAAGATCTGGAAGAAGTCGCTCAAGCAGTTCCTCTGGATCGCCTTGTCCCTGTGGACCGGTTTCACCTTCGTGGGCTATTTCGTGCCCATCCGTGAACTGGGTGTCGAGTTGCTGGCCCTGAGTGGCAACTGGCAGATTTTCTGGGTGCTGTTCTATGGTTTTGCCACCTATGGCAATGCCGGCTATATGCGCGAGCAGGTCTGCAAATACATGTGCCCTTATGCACGTTTTCAAAGCGCCATGTTCGACAAGGACACCATGATCGTCAGCTACGACGCAGAGCGCGGCGAGGGGCGCGGTCCGCGCAAGAAGGGCAGTGACTACAAGGCCGAAGGTCTGGGCGACTGCATCGACTGCAAGCTCTGCGTGCAGGTCTGTCCCGTGGGTATCGACATCCGCAACGGGCTGCAGTACGAGTGCATTGGCTGCGGCTTGTGCATAGACGCCTGCAACTCCGTGATGGACAAGATGGAGTATCCACGCGGCCTGATCCGCCTGACCACGCAGAATGCCGTGTCCAAGGCATGGAAGCATGCGCAGATGATTCGCCGCATCTTCCGTCCGCGTGTGCTGATCTATACCTCGGTGCTGGTGGCACTCAGTGCCGCCATGATTGCCAGCCTGGCGATGCGTGAACCCGTGAAGGTGGACGTCATCCGTGACCGGGCGGCGCTGTCGCGCATCGTGGCCGGAGGCAAGCTGGAGAACGTTTACCGCCTGCAGATCATGAATGCCACGGAGACCGAGCAGAACTACCGCATCAGCGCCGTGGGCCTGGATCATCTGGAGGTGGCTTCCGAGCAGGAAGTGACCGTAGGCCCAGCGGAGACACGTGGCATTGCCGTGCGTCTGCAGATTCCCTATGGCTCGGCCGATCCTGGTTCGCACACCATCCATTTCAATCTGGATGCCGTGCAGGCCCAAGGTGGGCGCGTGTCCGAGAAGGCTGTTTTCCTGGTGCCGCGCTAG
- a CDS encoding universal stress protein: protein MYNRILIATDGTELSDKAVHAGLDLAALCGAQVLALKVVSHYPRSYLEGSDLLDIKEAKRIEEQWTQQAQTLLDGIKTFGHERKVSVTTEIAHSDLVAESIVEAAKKHDCDLIVMASHGRKGLQRLLLGSETQHVLTHSPIPVLVLR from the coding sequence ATGTACAACCGCATCTTGATTGCCACTGACGGCACCGAACTCTCCGACAAGGCTGTGCACGCGGGCCTGGATCTGGCGGCACTGTGCGGCGCACAGGTTCTGGCATTGAAAGTGGTTTCTCACTATCCACGCAGCTACCTGGAAGGCAGCGATCTGCTGGACATCAAGGAGGCCAAGCGTATCGAGGAACAGTGGACACAGCAGGCCCAGACCCTGCTTGACGGCATCAAGACCTTCGGCCATGAACGCAAGGTGAGCGTGACCACCGAAATCGCGCACTCCGACCTGGTGGCAGAGTCCATCGTGGAAGCGGCCAAGAAACATGACTGCGATCTGATCGTCATGGCATCGCACGGCCGCAAGGGCCTGCAGCGCCTGCTGCTGGGCAGCGAAACCCAGCATGTGCTCACACACTCGCCCATTCCAGTCCTGGTCCTGCGCTGA
- a CDS encoding cbb3-type cytochrome oxidase subunit 3: MDITTMRIVATLASMGCFIGIWCWAYARRNQARFDEAAQLPFLQED, translated from the coding sequence ATGGATATCACCACCATGCGCATCGTTGCCACGCTGGCATCGATGGGTTGCTTCATCGGTATCTGGTGCTGGGCCTATGCCCGCCGCAACCAAGCCCGTTTTGACGAAGCAGCTCAGCTTCCCTTCCTGCAGGAAGACTGA
- the ccoO gene encoding cytochrome-c oxidase, cbb3-type subunit II, with translation MSEQNNAAPKSFSHEKIETSNFLLIALTLFVLAIGGLVEIVPLFFQKSTTEAVAGLKPYTPLQLMGRDVYLREGCYNCHSQMIRPFRAETMRYGHYSVAGEFVYDHPFQWGSKRTGPDLHRVGGKYSDEWHRIHLNNPRDVVPESNMPAYSWLETSKVDDAVVAQRMSALRKVGVPYTDEEIAGAQAEVKDKTEMDAVIAYLQVLGRAVK, from the coding sequence ATGTCTGAACAAAATAACGCAGCTCCCAAGAGCTTTTCTCACGAGAAGATCGAGACCAGCAACTTCCTGCTGATCGCGCTCACCCTGTTCGTGCTGGCCATTGGCGGCCTGGTGGAAATCGTGCCGCTGTTCTTCCAGAAGTCCACCACGGAAGCCGTGGCGGGCCTCAAGCCCTACACACCGCTGCAGCTGATGGGCCGTGACGTCTATCTGCGCGAAGGCTGCTACAACTGCCACTCGCAGATGATCCGCCCCTTCCGCGCGGAAACCATGCGCTACGGTCACTACTCGGTGGCCGGTGAGTTCGTCTACGACCACCCCTTCCAATGGGGCTCCAAGCGTACCGGTCCCGACCTGCACCGAGTGGGCGGCAAGTACAGCGACGAATGGCATCGCATCCACCTGAACAACCCACGTGACGTGGTGCCCGAGTCCAATATGCCTGCCTACTCCTGGCTGGAAACCAGCAAGGTGGATGACGCCGTGGTGGCCCAGCGCATGAGCGCACTGCGCAAGGTGGGCGTGCCATACACCGATGAGGAAATCGCCGGTGCTCAGGCCGAAGTCAAGGACAAGACCGAGATGGATGCAGTGATTGCCTATCTGCAGGTCCTGGGCCGCGCCGTCAAGTAA
- a CDS encoding FixH family protein: MSATTPSAARAASAAKPQHPEDGKPWWKFAHVWLVLAGPAVVVVAGLVTAYIAMSKPDPVIDPDYYRHGIEINQRMSESQKSLAPALTGRNHAATPAQDHPTDR; the protein is encoded by the coding sequence ATGTCGGCAACAACCCCAAGCGCAGCACGTGCGGCAAGCGCAGCCAAACCACAGCATCCCGAGGACGGCAAGCCTTGGTGGAAGTTCGCCCATGTCTGGCTGGTTCTGGCGGGCCCGGCCGTTGTGGTCGTCGCAGGCCTGGTCACGGCCTATATCGCCATGAGCAAGCCTGACCCCGTGATCGACCCCGATTACTATCGTCATGGCATCGAGATCAACCAGCGCATGAGCGAATCACAAAAAAGCCTGGCCCCGGCACTGACCGGGCGCAATCATGCGGCAACGCCTGCACAAGATCACCCTACAGATCGCTGA
- the ccoN gene encoding cytochrome-c oxidase, cbb3-type subunit I has product MEATNNNAVYYDDTVVRQFSIMAVVWGVVGMAVGVFIASQLAWPELNFGIPWLSYGRLRPLHTNAVIFAFGGSALFATSYYVVQRTCQTKLFMPKLASLTFWAWQLVIVGAAISLPLGYTQGKEYAELEWPLDLLIAVTWVSYAIVFFGTIGIRKVKHIYVANWFFGAFILAVALLHIVNNISIPAGWMKSYSAYAGVQDAMVQWWYGHNAVGFFLTAGFLGMMYYFIPKQAGRPVYSYRLSIVHFWALIFTYMWAGPHHLHYTALPDWTQSVGMVFSLILLAPSWGGMINGIMTLSGAWHKLRDDPILRFLIVSLSFYGMSTFEGPMMAIKTVNALSHYTDWTVGHVHSGALGWVGLITMGSLYYLIPRLFGREKMHSVPAIELHFWMATIGIVLYIAAMWIAGVMQGLMWRAVNPDGTLTYTFVESVKATYPFYVIRVTGGLLYLGGMLVMAWNTFKTATAGRSVKVAVPAAVAHA; this is encoded by the coding sequence ATGGAAGCAACAAATAACAATGCTGTCTATTACGACGACACCGTCGTAAGACAGTTCTCTATCATGGCCGTGGTATGGGGGGTGGTTGGTATGGCTGTGGGCGTGTTCATCGCGTCCCAGCTGGCTTGGCCCGAACTCAACTTCGGCATCCCATGGCTGAGCTACGGACGTCTGCGTCCGCTGCACACGAATGCCGTGATCTTTGCCTTTGGTGGCTCGGCTCTGTTCGCCACCAGCTATTACGTGGTGCAGCGCACCTGCCAGACCAAGCTGTTCATGCCCAAGCTGGCCAGCCTGACGTTCTGGGCCTGGCAACTGGTGATCGTCGGCGCAGCCATCAGCCTGCCTCTGGGTTACACCCAGGGCAAGGAATACGCCGAGCTGGAATGGCCCCTGGACCTGCTGATCGCAGTGACCTGGGTGTCCTACGCCATCGTGTTCTTCGGCACCATCGGCATCCGCAAGGTCAAGCACATCTATGTGGCCAACTGGTTCTTCGGTGCCTTCATTCTGGCCGTGGCCCTGCTGCACATCGTCAACAACATCTCCATCCCTGCGGGCTGGATGAAGAGCTACTCGGCCTACGCCGGTGTGCAGGATGCGATGGTTCAGTGGTGGTACGGTCACAACGCCGTGGGCTTCTTCCTGACCGCAGGCTTCCTGGGCATGATGTATTACTTCATCCCCAAGCAGGCCGGTCGTCCCGTGTATTCGTATCGTCTGTCGATCGTGCACTTCTGGGCGCTGATCTTCACCTACATGTGGGCAGGTCCTCACCACCTCCACTACACCGCGCTGCCTGACTGGACCCAGTCCGTGGGCATGGTGTTCTCGCTGATCCTGCTGGCTCCCAGCTGGGGCGGCATGATCAACGGCATCATGACGCTGTCGGGTGCCTGGCACAAACTGCGTGACGACCCCATCCTGCGCTTCCTGATCGTGTCCCTGTCGTTCTACGGCATGTCCACTTTCGAAGGCCCGATGATGGCCATCAAGACCGTGAACGCACTGTCCCACTACACCGACTGGACCGTGGGTCACGTGCACTCCGGCGCTCTGGGCTGGGTGGGTCTGATCACCATGGGTTCCCTGTACTACCTGATTCCCCGTCTGTTCGGCCGCGAAAAGATGCACTCCGTGCCCGCGATCGAGCTGCACTTCTGGATGGCGACCATCGGCATCGTGCTGTACATCGCCGCGATGTGGATTGCCGGCGTGATGCAGGGTCTGATGTGGCGCGCCGTCAACCCCGACGGCACCCTGACCTATACCTTCGTGGAAAGCGTGAAGGCGACCTATCCCTTCTACGTGATCCGTGTCACCGGTGGTCTGCTGTATCTGGGCGGCATGCTGGTCATGGCCTGGAACACCTTCAAGACTGCAACGGCCGGCCGTTCCGTCAAGGTGGCTGTGCCTGCAGCCGTGGCCCACGCCTGA
- a CDS encoding heavy metal translocating P-type ATPase, which yields MFQTTPVQPRPDEQAAIDTGSPVQPQASSHLLDDPHEWSSFGRPAAQNPQAPIPEDPTESPVWDSFVVLEGMHCAACALTIEEALKAVPGVEGAEVSAATRRARVVWRHAQVLPSQWMEAVARAGYHAMPARDAFAREIRLAETRRALWRWLVAGFCMMQVMMYAWPAYNAKPGDLSLEMETLLRWASWVISLPVVLFCCGPFFKSALKDIGQRRVSMDLPVAIGMLITFVISTLGTFDPSGPFGHEVFFDSLTMFVFFLLTGRWLELRLRDRTAGALEAVMNRLPDSVLRLKPDGDEFERVATRRLRTGDVVRVLTGEAFPADGTIVRGSTHADEALLTGESTPVLRAEGEMVTAGSYNLDSVVDVRVDSVGEGTRFAQIVGLMESASLQKPRLAQLADKVARPFLVVVLLAALAAAIWWWPVDHGKAMMVAVAVLIVTCPCALSLATPVAMLTAAGTLARGGVLVRNLQGLEALASVDTLVFDKTGTLTRDGLVLRALTPAEGQSADEVLALAALLARQSMHPASRSLVKAAQAAQLPATSWQLDSVQEVAGSGLDVWVESADKAQRRHLRLGSARHCSVAELASEQAGRSVMLAEEVRGDWVPLVQFHLSEDVRPEAAQVIADLKKHGVSVQLLSGDRSAAVQTVAAKLGIEQARGDCQPQDKLAAMQAAQAQGHQVAMVGDGLNDGPVLAGAHVSFAFGRAVPLAQSRADFVVLGDSLELVLQSLLLARRTLSVVRQNLGWAAAYNAISIPLALMGWMPAWLAGLGMALSSLLVVANAARLARALPLQGTDSNASDPAPLAPRGTVMPLTQGGH from the coding sequence ATGTTCCAGACAACCCCTGTTCAGCCCCGCCCGGACGAGCAGGCTGCTATTGATACTGGTTCCCCCGTTCAGCCACAGGCATCAAGCCACCTGCTGGACGATCCGCACGAGTGGAGTTCTTTCGGTCGTCCCGCCGCGCAGAACCCCCAGGCTCCGATTCCCGAAGATCCGACCGAATCCCCGGTGTGGGATTCCTTTGTGGTTTTGGAAGGCATGCACTGCGCTGCATGCGCGCTGACCATCGAGGAAGCGCTGAAAGCCGTACCCGGAGTGGAGGGAGCCGAAGTCAGTGCAGCCACAAGACGTGCCCGGGTCGTGTGGCGCCACGCCCAAGTGCTTCCATCCCAATGGATGGAGGCCGTAGCGCGTGCCGGCTATCACGCCATGCCTGCGCGCGATGCCTTCGCGCGCGAGATTCGTCTGGCCGAAACGCGCCGCGCACTGTGGCGCTGGCTGGTGGCAGGCTTTTGCATGATGCAGGTCATGATGTATGCGTGGCCGGCCTATAACGCCAAGCCCGGCGATCTGTCTCTGGAGATGGAAACCCTGTTGCGCTGGGCCTCCTGGGTGATTTCTTTGCCCGTGGTGCTGTTTTGCTGCGGCCCGTTTTTCAAAAGCGCGCTCAAGGACATCGGCCAGCGCCGCGTGAGCATGGACTTGCCTGTGGCCATAGGCATGCTGATCACCTTTGTCATCAGCACGCTGGGCACCTTCGATCCCTCCGGACCTTTTGGTCACGAAGTCTTTTTTGACTCCCTGACCATGTTTGTCTTCTTTCTGCTCACCGGCCGCTGGCTGGAGTTGCGCCTGCGTGACCGAACGGCGGGGGCGCTGGAGGCCGTGATGAACCGGCTGCCGGATTCGGTGCTGAGGCTAAAGCCTGATGGCGACGAATTCGAACGTGTGGCCACGCGCCGCTTGCGAACTGGCGATGTGGTGCGTGTGCTCACTGGTGAGGCATTTCCGGCCGATGGCACCATCGTGCGCGGCAGCACGCATGCGGATGAGGCCTTGCTGACCGGTGAATCCACACCAGTTCTGCGCGCAGAAGGCGAGATGGTTACCGCCGGCAGCTACAACCTCGATAGCGTTGTCGATGTGCGCGTGGACAGCGTGGGCGAGGGCACGCGCTTTGCCCAGATCGTCGGCCTGATGGAAAGCGCCTCGCTGCAAAAACCGCGTCTGGCACAGTTGGCGGACAAGGTGGCGCGTCCATTCCTGGTCGTAGTGTTGCTGGCGGCACTGGCCGCAGCCATCTGGTGGTGGCCCGTGGACCATGGCAAAGCCATGATGGTGGCGGTGGCGGTGCTCATCGTGACCTGCCCCTGCGCGCTATCGCTGGCCACGCCTGTGGCCATGCTCACTGCCGCTGGCACCCTGGCGCGTGGCGGTGTGCTGGTGCGGAACCTGCAGGGCCTGGAAGCCCTGGCCAGCGTGGATACGCTGGTATTCGACAAGACCGGTACCTTGACGCGCGATGGTCTGGTGCTGCGTGCGCTGACGCCTGCTGAGGGGCAGAGCGCCGATGAGGTGCTGGCGCTGGCGGCCCTGCTGGCCCGCCAGTCCATGCACCCGGCCTCCAGATCGCTGGTCAAGGCCGCGCAAGCAGCGCAGTTGCCTGCGACATCTTGGCAACTGGATTCCGTGCAGGAAGTGGCCGGCAGCGGCCTGGATGTCTGGGTTGAGTCGGCGGACAAGGCCCAACGCCGGCATCTGCGCCTGGGCTCAGCCCGGCATTGCAGCGTGGCCGAGCTGGCCTCCGAACAAGCAGGTCGGAGTGTGATGCTGGCCGAAGAAGTGCGGGGTGACTGGGTGCCGCTGGTGCAGTTTCATTTGAGCGAGGACGTCCGTCCCGAAGCAGCGCAGGTGATCGCCGATCTGAAAAAACATGGTGTAAGTGTGCAGCTGCTTTCGGGTGATCGCTCGGCAGCCGTGCAGACGGTCGCCGCCAAGCTCGGTATCGAGCAGGCACGCGGCGACTGTCAACCTCAGGACAAGCTGGCCGCCATGCAGGCCGCCCAGGCTCAGGGGCATCAGGTGGCGATGGTGGGTGACGGGCTCAATGACGGTCCAGTTTTAGCCGGAGCGCATGTCTCTTTTGCGTTTGGTAGAGCAGTGCCGCTGGCACAATCGCGAGCAGACTTCGTGGTACTGGGAGACAGCCTGGAGTTAGTGCTGCAAAGCCTGTTGCTGGCAAGGCGGACCCTGTCCGTGGTGCGCCAGAACCTTGGCTGGGCAGCAGCCTATAACGCGATCTCTATTCCTCTGGCCCTGATGGGCTGGATGCCTGCCTGGCTGGCAGGGCTTGGCATGGCGCTGAGCTCCTTGCTGGTCGTCGCCAACGCAGCCCGTCTTGCACGTGCGCTGCCGCTGCAGGGTACCGATAGCAACGCGTCCGACCCCGCGCCTCTTGCGCCGCGGGGCACCGTCATGCCACTGACTCAAGGAGGCCATTGA
- the ccoP gene encoding cytochrome-c oxidase, cbb3-type subunit III, whose translation MSDFINNFWSVYVAAITLIGILGCLLLLIVVARKKVVSSGDNTTGHVWDGDLRELNNPMPKWWMGLFVITVVFGLAYLAAYPGLGAFNGKLDWSQTGAYEKEMAKAKADLEPLYAKFTSMPTEEMAKDPQAMAVGERLFMNNCAQCHGSDARGSKSFPNLADGDWLHGGTPDKIKETITNGRIGIMPPMAAAVGTAEDVRNVANYVLSLSGSPHDAVKASLGKSKFVACAACHGMDGKGNQAMGAPNLTDDVWLHGWGEQAIMNIVNNGKHNEMPAQKEKLTEAQIAVLASYVWSLSNTQTQK comes from the coding sequence ATGAGCGATTTCATCAACAATTTCTGGTCGGTCTATGTGGCCGCCATCACGCTGATTGGCATTCTGGGCTGCTTGCTGCTGCTGATTGTGGTGGCCCGCAAGAAGGTTGTCTCCTCCGGCGACAACACGACCGGCCATGTCTGGGACGGTGACCTGCGTGAACTCAACAACCCCATGCCCAAGTGGTGGATGGGTCTGTTCGTGATCACCGTGGTCTTTGGCCTGGCCTATCTGGCAGCCTACCCGGGTCTGGGTGCTTTCAACGGCAAACTGGACTGGAGCCAGACCGGTGCCTACGAAAAGGAAATGGCCAAGGCCAAGGCGGACCTGGAACCTCTGTACGCCAAGTTCACCAGCATGCCCACCGAAGAAATGGCCAAGGACCCTCAGGCCATGGCCGTCGGCGAGCGTCTGTTCATGAACAACTGCGCACAGTGCCATGGCTCTGACGCACGCGGCAGCAAGAGCTTCCCCAATCTGGCAGACGGTGACTGGCTGCATGGCGGCACACCCGACAAGATCAAGGAAACCATCACCAACGGTCGCATCGGCATCATGCCTCCCATGGCAGCCGCCGTGGGTACTGCAGAAGACGTGCGCAACGTGGCCAACTATGTGCTGAGCCTGTCGGGCAGCCCGCACGATGCCGTCAAGGCGTCTCTGGGCAAGTCCAAGTTCGTGGCTTGCGCAGCCTGCCACGGCATGGACGGCAAGGGCAACCAGGCCATGGGTGCACCCAACCTGACCGACGATGTGTGGCTGCATGGCTGGGGTGAGCAAGCCATCATGAACATCGTCAACAACGGCAAGCACAATGAAATGCCGGCCCAGAAGGAAAAATTGACAGAGGCGCAAATCGCCGTACTGGCTTCCTATGTGTGGAGTCTCTCCAACACACAGACCCAGAAATGA
- a CDS encoding malonate--CoA ligase, giving the protein MPQANLFSALRAAFPTDLKKIAVEAIEPDGQSLYYSWADLDHGSARIANLLVSLNLPEGSRIAVQVEKSVEAMMLYLATLRAGHVFLPLNTAYQAAEVEYFITNAEPAVVVCDPGSFGWVSKLAFNNGVGHVYTLGADRTGTLLERAAHHGDEQQPVPRASDDLAAILYTSGTTGRSKGAMLTHGNLLTNAAMLKVYWGWQEDDVLIHALPIFHVHGLFVAIHGALLNGSPMIWFAKFDPQAVMARFKDATVFMGVPTLYVRMLADARLDRDTAAHMRLFISGSAPMLIETFRAWKTRTGHTILERYGMSETIMLTSNPYAPDPRYGNEDERRGGTVGFPLPGVGVRIQGDDGKALPAGEIGNIEVQGPNVFKGYWRMPEKTAEEFTADGWFKTGDVGIQDDRGYFTIVGRSKDLIISGGYNVYPAEIEGFINDLAGVDESAVVGVPHPDFGEVGVAVIVPRKGAQVEGQKIIDTLKAQLANFKVPKRCYVVDSLPRNTMGKVQKKLLRDRYQKEFA; this is encoded by the coding sequence ATGCCTCAAGCCAATCTTTTCAGCGCCTTGCGCGCTGCTTTTCCTACAGACCTGAAAAAAATCGCGGTGGAGGCGATCGAGCCCGATGGCCAGAGTCTGTACTACAGCTGGGCCGATCTGGACCATGGCAGCGCCCGCATTGCCAATCTGCTGGTGTCGCTGAACCTGCCCGAAGGCAGCCGCATTGCGGTACAGGTGGAAAAATCGGTAGAAGCCATGATGCTATATCTGGCCACCTTGCGTGCAGGCCATGTGTTTCTGCCACTGAACACGGCTTATCAGGCGGCCGAGGTGGAGTACTTCATCACCAACGCCGAGCCTGCGGTGGTGGTCTGCGACCCTGGCAGCTTTGGCTGGGTGTCCAAGCTGGCCTTCAACAATGGGGTAGGGCATGTCTACACGCTGGGCGCCGACCGCACAGGTACGCTGCTGGAGCGTGCGGCCCACCACGGCGACGAGCAGCAGCCCGTGCCGCGCGCCAGCGATGATCTAGCGGCCATTCTCTATACCAGCGGCACGACGGGGCGCAGCAAGGGCGCCATGCTGACCCATGGCAATTTGCTGACCAATGCGGCCATGCTCAAGGTGTACTGGGGTTGGCAGGAAGACGATGTGCTCATTCATGCCCTGCCCATCTTCCATGTGCATGGCCTGTTTGTGGCCATCCATGGCGCGCTGCTCAATGGCAGCCCCATGATCTGGTTTGCCAAGTTCGATCCCCAGGCCGTGATGGCCCGCTTCAAGGATGCAACCGTGTTCATGGGCGTGCCCACGCTCTATGTGCGCATGCTGGCCGATGCGCGGCTGGACCGCGACACGGCCGCCCATATGCGGCTGTTCATCTCGGGCTCGGCCCCCATGCTGATCGAAACCTTCCGTGCCTGGAAGACGCGCACAGGCCACACGATTCTGGAGCGCTACGGCATGAGCGAGACCATCATGCTGACGTCCAACCCCTATGCGCCCGATCCCCGCTATGGCAATGAAGACGAGCGCCGTGGCGGCACCGTGGGATTTCCTCTGCCCGGAGTCGGTGTGCGCATCCAGGGCGACGACGGCAAGGCCTTGCCCGCCGGCGAGATCGGCAACATCGAAGTGCAGGGGCCCAATGTCTTCAAGGGCTACTGGCGCATGCCCGAGAAAACGGCCGAAGAGTTCACGGCTGATGGCTGGTTCAAGACCGGCGATGTGGGCATACAGGATGATCGCGGCTATTTCACCATCGTGGGGCGCAGCAAGGACTTGATCATCTCCGGTGGCTACAACGTCTATCCGGCCGAGATCGAAGGCTTCATCAACGATCTGGCGGGCGTGGACGAAAGCGCAGTGGTCGGCGTGCCGCACCCGGATTTTGGCGAGGTCGGCGTGGCCGTCATCGTGCCGCGCAAGGGCGCGCAGGTGGAGGGACAGAAAATCATAGACACCCTGAAGGCGCAACTGGCCAACTTCAAGGTGCCCAAGCGCTGCTATGTGGTGGACAGCCTGCCGCGCAACACCATGGGCAAGGTGCAGAAGAAGCTGCTGCGTGACCGGTACCAGAAGGAATTTGCCTGA
- the fnr gene encoding fumarate/nitrate reduction transcriptional regulator Fnr: protein MNLQTIKASCSNCNLRELCMPMGLDDEQMERIDEIVATRRKIKRGGLLFRNGEEFTSLYAIRTGFFKTCVATEDGRDQVTGFQMAGEIIGLDGIVNDHHTCDAVALEDAEVCVMPFDKLEQLSREVTALQNHVHKVMSREIVREHGVMLLLGSMRAEERLAAFVLNLVQRLAARGFSKSELVLRMTREEIGSYLGLKLETVSRTFSKFAEEGIVEVKQRHLRILDTEALKRIVNSQQCQS from the coding sequence ATGAATCTTCAGACCATCAAAGCATCCTGCTCCAACTGCAATCTGCGTGAACTGTGCATGCCCATGGGCCTGGACGATGAGCAAATGGAGCGCATCGACGAAATCGTCGCCACGCGCCGCAAGATCAAGCGTGGCGGACTGCTGTTCCGCAACGGCGAGGAATTCACTTCGCTGTACGCCATCCGAACCGGCTTCTTCAAGACCTGCGTGGCCACCGAAGACGGTCGCGACCAGGTCACCGGCTTTCAGATGGCCGGTGAAATCATCGGCCTTGACGGCATCGTCAACGACCATCACACCTGCGACGCCGTGGCGCTGGAAGATGCCGAAGTCTGCGTCATGCCTTTTGACAAGCTCGAGCAGCTCTCGCGCGAGGTGACGGCCCTGCAAAACCATGTGCACAAGGTCATGAGCCGCGAAATCGTGCGCGAGCATGGCGTGATGCTGCTGCTGGGCAGCATGCGCGCCGAAGAGCGCCTGGCCGCTTTTGTGCTGAATCTGGTGCAGCGCCTGGCTGCCCGCGGCTTCTCCAAGTCGGAACTGGTGCTGCGCATGACCCGGGAGGAAATCGGCAGCTATCTGGGCCTGAAGCTGGAGACCGTGAGCCGCACCTTCTCCAAGTTCGCCGAAGAAGGCATTGTGGAAGTCAAGCAGCGCCACTTGCGCATTCTGGATACCGAAGCGCTCAAGCGCATTGTCAACAGCCAGCAATGCCAGAGCTGA
- the ccoS gene encoding cbb3-type cytochrome oxidase assembly protein CcoS, producing the protein MDVLYVLIPLSVVLVLAIVAALWWAVYRGQFESVEQEGERILRDD; encoded by the coding sequence ATGGACGTTCTGTATGTGTTGATACCGCTTTCCGTTGTGCTTGTGCTGGCCATCGTGGCTGCCCTCTGGTGGGCGGTTTACCGGGGCCAGTTCGAGAGCGTGGAGCAAGAAGGTGAACGCATTCTTCGCGACGATTGA